From the genome of Kluyveromyces lactis strain NRRL Y-1140 chromosome F complete sequence:
TACCCAAAACATTTGATTCTTGAAGAGCTtgctttttcaaattgagAAGAACCCGATAGTTTAATAGGAACTCTGGATTTGATAAAAACATTGTCCATAATTCGTTATGCTTTCCTTTCAAAGAGAGACACATGGCTAGTTCATCCGAAATTAAATGAATTAAGTCTGGATCATCGTTTTTATCCAAAATATATTCTATAAGCATTTTGTTAGCAGCAGACAATCTGTCTTTCAActctaatttcaaatcattatGGATCTCaagattttttttggtaATTAGCTTTGTCGCAAAAGGTGGGTGGGAATCTAATTCTAAGTCCTGGGGCCCTAACCCCACAATCTTCCAATCGACATCATCTTCGTAATGATATATAACTGGCTTAGTTTTTGCTTTTGGTAGGACAGCTTTAGTACTTTTTTTCGTTGCAGCTTTGGCCTTACCTTTGGTTGTGACCTTTGACCTTGACTTTGGTACTGAGGGGCTTTCTTCATCCAGGTCTTCCGAGATGTCACTCTCATCAATAATATCTGTGTCTCTATGTTTATCCTTatttttatcatcatctgttGTTTTCGTATTAGATCTTGTTGACCTTCTTGGGGCTGGTTTCGGCTTCTTTGCCTTCGTCCTAGAACTGCTTCGAGTTGGTCTCCTCTTCGAACTTCCCTCAGAGTCAACATTTTCCACGta
Proteins encoded in this window:
- the IOC4 gene encoding Ioc4p (weakly similar to uniprot|Q04213 Saccharomyces cerevisiae YMR044W IOC4 Member of a complex (Isw1b) with Isw1p and Ioc2p that exhibits nucleosome-stimulated ATPase activity and acts within coding regions to coordinate transcription elongation with termination and processing contains a PWWP motif); protein product: MVSKMLQPTDIVIAKVKGYPPWPAMVIPFEIIPQQILTKNRSKLPDESDQDSDSAENIEYSPVLTFKKFTRELTNYCVKFFHDDSYIWLNPRNLHELTLPQIEAFLSKVNSKTSKNLVHAYEMAKQGLTTGIDVWEFVEYGSSGKPDDDDYTEGENDEDEDDYVENVDSEGSSKRRPTRSSSRTKAKKPKPAPRRSTRSNTKTTDDDKNKDKHRDTDIIDESDISEDLDEESPSVPKSRSKVTTKGKAKAATKKSTKAVLPKAKTKPVIYHYEDDVDWKIVGLGPQDLELDSHPPFATKLITKKNLEIHNDLKLELKDRLSAANKMLIEYILDKNDDPDLIHLISDELAMCLSLKGKHNELWTMFLSNPEFLLNYRVLLNLKKQALQESNVLGKFLEAYEEIFDHPFQFDTSSWSSDAQIIKPEPDKNEPNPESPQVTAAG